A portion of the Leptospira terpstrae serovar Hualin str. LT 11-33 = ATCC 700639 genome contains these proteins:
- a CDS encoding sulfite exporter TauE/SafE family protein → MSIGILFLLLGVGAGVLGGLVGIGGGILLVPALVYFFDFNQKLAQGTTLAAMVPPIGIVAAYIYYTRGETNIFAAAFISAGFILGSIFGASAASKIDTTTLSRFFGIFTVIVGLKMIFFPK, encoded by the coding sequence ATGAGTATCGGAATCTTATTTTTATTGTTAGGTGTAGGGGCCGGGGTTCTTGGAGGATTAGTTGGCATTGGTGGGGGGATTTTACTTGTTCCTGCCCTCGTTTATTTTTTTGATTTTAACCAAAAATTAGCCCAAGGGACCACACTCGCAGCCATGGTTCCTCCGATTGGTATTGTTGCTGCTTATATTTATTATACTAGAGGAGAAACCAATATCTTTGCTGCCGCCTTTATCAGTGCAGGTTTTATCTTGGGAAGTATTTTTGGTGCTAGTGCTGCTTCCAAAATTGATACCACCACCTTATCTCGATTTTTCGGAATTTTCACAGTCATTGTTGGGCTGAAGATGATTTTTTTTCCAAAGTAG
- the msrA gene encoding peptide-methionine (S)-S-oxide reductase MsrA yields MVSSIHPTRFFALILKALTYFFVSLFFFSQCSIFSDKDSAVQQISLQPKEGQKLAAFAEGCFWCSEHIFESVPGVLEVVSGYAGGHTKNPNYELVNTETTGHAETVLVYYDPSKIDYAELCRIFFLSHDPTTLNKQGPDEGSSYRSILFYSTETEHTIAKKIQKEIQEKRIWNNPIVTEYQELKEFYQVEMYHQNFIQNHPNQSYVRGVSIPRYQEFQSRYELYKKTEK; encoded by the coding sequence ATGGTTTCTTCCATACATCCAACTCGGTTCTTCGCATTGATATTGAAAGCACTTACATATTTCTTTGTATCCCTATTCTTTTTTTCCCAATGCAGTATTTTTTCCGATAAAGATAGCGCTGTCCAACAGATCTCTTTACAACCTAAAGAAGGTCAAAAACTGGCAGCTTTTGCGGAAGGATGTTTTTGGTGTTCTGAACATATCTTTGAATCGGTCCCAGGAGTTTTAGAAGTTGTATCTGGTTATGCAGGTGGACATACAAAAAATCCCAACTATGAATTAGTGAACACGGAAACAACAGGACATGCAGAAACTGTACTTGTTTACTATGATCCATCTAAGATAGATTATGCGGAACTTTGTAGGATTTTTTTTCTTTCTCATGATCCCACTACTTTAAATAAACAAGGTCCTGATGAAGGATCTTCCTATAGATCCATCCTCTTTTATTCTACAGAGACAGAACATACTATTGCAAAAAAAATTCAGAAAGAAATCCAAGAGAAGCGAATCTGGAATAATCCAATTGTAACTGAATACCAAGAACTAAAAGAATTTTACCAAGTGGAAATGTACCACCAAAATTTTATCCAAAACCATCCGAATCAGTCCTATGTGAGAGGAGTTTCTATTCCCAGATACCAAGAATTCCAATCTCGGTATGAGCTTTATAAAAAAACAGAAAAGTAG
- a CDS encoding HDOD domain-containing protein, with the protein MASPKAVTLEYKQDLGLHSNIDNINHPIAENAPFHFKFFQITDEVENTLFQVLDRFLLQLDLIIVRDSVLAAVKETVTNAIKANAKRVFFKNRASNIENEAEYETGIAEFKKTYLENREIIEDSLQRNNFGVFVSFIHNKSLMRIRIMNNVQLTPAESARIKERIDKAKTYNDLAEAFVDMSNDQEGAGLGLIMTLMMLRNDGLGDSAFKFESSENKTVFMIDIPSKVSKENQQLERIDHIISQIDNLPTFPKAIKDIQDAIDKPNSSIGTIAEMIKKDIALSANILKLSNSAAFRRGGRVESLDRAIQLIGLKELQTLLYSLGTKQMLEDKFPAFTAIWEKSNESAFYCKAIGQKMGMAKADLSNLIAASLLHDIGEILLLSFDKQHMSKIKTYSNSREIASTISMEESAIGITHSKLGAMVGEKWSFPILYTKAMEFHHRPLLVDEVYSDIVFPIYLSDMMISINAKEAKSSEIPAEILKLCKFQSKSEFDSFRTKIREQFLSY; encoded by the coding sequence ATGGCAAGTCCAAAGGCTGTCACATTAGAATACAAACAAGACTTAGGTCTTCACTCCAATATTGATAATATCAATCATCCTATTGCAGAAAATGCACCATTTCATTTTAAGTTTTTTCAGATCACTGATGAAGTAGAAAATACTTTATTCCAAGTTTTGGATCGATTTCTATTGCAGCTTGATCTAATCATTGTTAGAGATTCAGTTTTGGCTGCTGTAAAAGAAACAGTAACAAATGCAATCAAAGCCAATGCAAAACGTGTATTTTTTAAAAACCGAGCAAGTAATATTGAAAACGAAGCCGAATACGAAACCGGTATTGCTGAGTTTAAAAAAACATATTTAGAAAATCGAGAGATTATCGAAGATTCCCTACAAAGAAATAATTTCGGGGTATTTGTCTCCTTCATTCATAATAAAAGTTTGATGCGGATTCGAATCATGAATAATGTTCAACTCACTCCAGCAGAATCAGCAAGGATTAAGGAAAGAATAGATAAAGCAAAAACCTATAATGATTTAGCAGAAGCATTTGTGGATATGTCAAATGATCAAGAAGGTGCAGGTCTTGGATTGATCATGACTCTCATGATGTTGCGTAACGATGGTTTAGGTGATTCTGCATTCAAATTTGAATCGAGTGAAAACAAAACAGTATTTATGATCGATATTCCTTCAAAGGTTTCTAAAGAAAACCAACAGTTGGAAAGAATAGATCATATTATTTCTCAAATCGATAATTTACCAACATTTCCAAAGGCGATTAAAGACATTCAGGATGCCATTGACAAACCAAACTCAAGCATTGGAACCATTGCTGAGATGATCAAAAAAGATATCGCATTATCTGCCAATATTCTTAAACTTTCCAACTCCGCTGCGTTCCGACGAGGCGGACGGGTAGAAAGTTTGGACCGAGCCATCCAACTTATTGGTTTAAAAGAATTACAAACTTTATTGTATAGTCTTGGAACCAAGCAGATGTTAGAAGATAAATTTCCAGCATTTACTGCAATATGGGAAAAATCTAATGAGTCTGCCTTTTATTGTAAGGCCATCGGTCAAAAAATGGGGATGGCGAAAGCTGATCTAAGTAATTTAATTGCCGCTTCTCTATTGCATGACATTGGTGAAATTTTACTTTTATCTTTTGACAAACAACATATGTCAAAAATCAAAACCTATTCCAATTCTAGAGAGATTGCTTCTACAATTAGTATGGAAGAATCCGCGATAGGTATCACACATTCAAAGTTAGGCGCAATGGTAGGCGAAAAATGGAGTTTCCCCATTTTGTACACGAAAGCTATGGAGTTTCACCATAGACCTCTTCTTGTTGACGAAGTATATTCCGATATAGTATTTCCGATTTATCTGAGTGATATGATGATTTCAATTAATGCTAAAGAAGCAAAATCATCAGAGATACCGGCAGAAATTTTAAAACTTTGTAAGTTCCAATCTAAGTCCGAATTTGATTCTTTCCGTACTAAAATTAGAGAACAGTTTTTGTCTTACTAA
- a CDS encoding trimeric intracellular cation channel family protein, with protein MDFSFSYYIGLSGIMVFTISGALAALEHKDHHHDLFSVFFTGFITAIGGGTLRDITLGNYPVSWVRDENILWAIFIGFLLVILFPGILTKLRDELFLFDTLGIGIYTVIGTRIALDHGVNFFASALLGMISAIFGGVIRDTLMNEVPFIFRKEIYATACLVGSVLYIILNAFDVNANWNLVISATVVVGIRVVAVRYNLGLPKIKLFD; from the coding sequence GTGGATTTTAGTTTTTCTTATTACATCGGGCTTTCAGGAATCATGGTATTTACTATATCGGGTGCGCTCGCTGCTTTGGAACATAAGGACCACCACCACGATCTGTTTAGTGTATTTTTTACGGGTTTCATCACTGCCATAGGAGGAGGGACCTTAAGGGATATTACACTTGGAAATTATCCTGTTTCCTGGGTGCGAGATGAGAATATCCTTTGGGCCATATTCATTGGTTTTTTACTTGTCATTTTATTTCCAGGAATACTTACCAAACTAAGAGATGAACTTTTTCTTTTTGATACATTGGGAATTGGAATTTATACTGTGATCGGAACAAGGATTGCTTTGGATCATGGAGTGAACTTTTTTGCATCGGCACTTCTTGGAATGATTTCAGCCATTTTTGGTGGCGTGATACGCGATACACTAATGAATGAAGTTCCATTTATCTTTAGGAAAGAAATATACGCTACTGCTTGTTTGGTGGGATCTGTTTTATATATAATACTCAATGCTTTTGATGTAAATGCAAATTGGAACTTAGTGATCTCTGCAACTGTTGTTGTTGGCATCCGAGTGGTTGCAGTTCGTTATAATTTGGGACTTCCTAAAATCAAACTTTTTGATTAA
- a CDS encoding beta strand repeat-containing protein, giving the protein MKSPAKFFRNVILIPTFLFQACIPSLPKGVLQSVSDFLQLRSLVNTGPYKISVTVSGLLGSGLALDLNSGAETIVVNSDGGYEFTTALTTGSNFNVTIKTQPILPVQTCSVSGGMGVVGFGNINSIIVNCDPLRYTIGGTITGLDGITGLILTNSVDGSTLSVAVASGAFAFTQTYLNGTTYNVSVSTQPNHPVQNCVTTNGVGTIAGANITNITIACTSIAFPIEVTAVGIASGTLSIRNNNSELLTISTNGLHRFPTNIITNNSYSLQVVSTPANHQCILNSTSGTVTGTISITANCFSVLSIGPSNGGILQPLESLRLQFSDEINAGSCAGSSGTLNTTNSLPIQFAVTTTTLTNDTLIVSPAPTDSWLSGHRTLTLNCNSVGGYPLSSTVNLLYLIPSSLRYVADAPTGNDLNNGLTAATPKRHIQSAINSFGGCPTFDCAVLVEAGSYDPTFVGGTIQLVSGISLYGGYVAGTNFVTWDPDSHSSVILMDTTPVGCSVATATSPCASIVGDASITNTVTISGFKIESGPDTAPYMAGVLLNSTNNVRLINNVINAGTGINGAYGVHAIDSNPYLIKNTIEGGMCTAIGCAAVGLYISSTFPIAPIVLLNNITGGIGAPLVTSVSSKGIEYAGSAAMTVTNITGNKISSSDLNMTNSIESVAFDINSTATGSTGILSGNIISAGRAVQSIGLKILPVTTTIQVGSSSLGNEISANQATTNASSLFLKTGLVVRRNLIKLGEANNSLVATVTGIYIQSGGSATIENNSIQGGFAKSSTSTATLHGIYIATPSATTSISGNYFRLGDSEGINSTATVTAGISLNTPQNILIANNWIQNGRSDVHARGLELKSVFSGLKVYHNTISSGTGNVGNESSVFIGSLSTSADIQNNVFLLNNNAGNNACIYNAGAGLQTAIKYNVLYNCTNLVVQNAFNYTDLCPGGIPGTLGCVSPLGIAANFGNNLNLNPNFVNNFGAIAVYTPTTATSCLITKSTNQIITNSYNGNGTRPGNDGAVSLGAVEYDQACTP; this is encoded by the coding sequence ATGAAGAGTCCTGCAAAATTTTTTAGGAATGTTATCCTTATCCCTACCTTTCTTTTCCAGGCATGTATCCCGAGTTTACCAAAAGGAGTTTTGCAATCAGTCAGCGACTTTCTACAATTGCGAAGTTTGGTAAACACTGGGCCATATAAAATTTCTGTCACAGTCTCAGGCCTTCTCGGTTCTGGACTTGCTCTTGATTTGAATTCCGGAGCAGAAACTATCGTTGTCAACTCCGATGGTGGTTATGAATTTACAACTGCCCTTACCACAGGTAGTAATTTCAATGTTACAATCAAGACTCAACCCATACTTCCTGTACAAACATGTTCTGTCAGCGGTGGAATGGGTGTGGTTGGTTTTGGAAATATAAACTCAATCATAGTCAACTGTGATCCTTTGCGTTATACCATTGGTGGAACCATCACTGGCTTAGATGGAATCACTGGACTTATCTTAACTAACTCAGTAGATGGATCCACTCTTAGCGTAGCTGTGGCTTCGGGAGCTTTTGCATTCACTCAAACCTATTTGAATGGAACTACTTACAATGTATCAGTAAGTACTCAGCCAAACCATCCTGTACAAAACTGTGTCACTACTAACGGTGTTGGTACGATCGCTGGAGCAAACATCACTAATATTACCATTGCTTGTACTTCCATCGCATTTCCAATTGAAGTGACAGCCGTAGGGATTGCTTCTGGGACTTTGTCAATTCGAAATAATAATTCAGAACTTCTGACCATTTCTACGAATGGTCTTCACCGGTTTCCAACCAATATCATTACGAACAATTCCTATAGTTTGCAAGTGGTCTCTACACCGGCAAATCATCAATGTATTCTAAATTCCACAAGTGGTACGGTAACAGGAACTATTTCCATCACAGCCAATTGTTTTAGTGTACTGTCCATTGGACCTTCCAACGGAGGAATTCTACAACCGCTGGAAAGTTTGCGATTACAATTTTCGGATGAAATCAATGCAGGAAGTTGCGCGGGATCTTCTGGCACATTAAACACTACCAATAGCCTTCCGATCCAATTTGCGGTGACAACCACTACTCTTACAAATGATACATTGATTGTTTCCCCGGCTCCCACAGATTCTTGGTTGAGTGGTCATAGAACTTTAACACTCAATTGTAACAGTGTAGGCGGATACCCACTTTCCTCTACTGTGAATCTGCTCTATCTCATACCGTCTAGCCTCCGTTACGTTGCAGATGCTCCTACTGGGAACGATCTAAATAACGGACTCACAGCGGCCACACCGAAACGCCATATCCAATCTGCGATTAATAGTTTTGGAGGTTGTCCAACTTTTGATTGCGCTGTTTTAGTAGAAGCTGGCTCCTATGACCCAACCTTCGTTGGCGGCACGATCCAACTTGTATCAGGAATATCGCTTTATGGTGGTTATGTCGCTGGAACTAATTTTGTTACTTGGGATCCAGATTCTCATTCCTCAGTGATACTTATGGATACAACGCCTGTTGGTTGTTCGGTGGCTACAGCTACTTCCCCCTGTGCTTCTATTGTAGGAGATGCATCAATTACAAATACTGTCACTATATCTGGATTTAAAATTGAATCTGGACCAGACACTGCCCCTTATATGGCAGGCGTTTTGTTAAACTCCACAAATAATGTGCGACTCATTAATAACGTGATCAACGCTGGAACAGGAATTAATGGGGCGTATGGTGTTCATGCAATCGATAGTAATCCGTATTTAATCAAAAACACAATTGAAGGGGGAATGTGTACAGCCATTGGTTGTGCCGCAGTAGGCTTGTATATTTCCTCAACTTTCCCAATTGCTCCTATCGTTCTACTTAATAATATTACCGGGGGAATTGGTGCACCGCTTGTAACGAGTGTATCTTCAAAAGGCATAGAGTATGCAGGTAGTGCTGCCATGACAGTAACCAACATTACTGGGAATAAAATTTCGAGCAGTGACCTTAATATGACGAATAGTATTGAAAGCGTTGCATTTGACATTAATTCCACTGCAACAGGTTCCACCGGTATCCTTTCAGGAAACATTATTTCAGCAGGTAGAGCAGTGCAATCCATTGGTCTCAAAATCCTACCAGTAACTACTACAATCCAGGTTGGATCATCTTCGCTAGGGAATGAAATTTCAGCCAATCAAGCGACAACAAATGCCTCTAGCTTATTTTTAAAAACAGGACTTGTTGTTCGAAGGAATCTAATCAAATTAGGAGAAGCCAACAATTCTTTGGTTGCTACAGTGACGGGAATTTATATTCAAAGTGGTGGCTCAGCCACAATTGAAAATAATTCAATTCAGGGTGGATTCGCAAAATCTTCCACTTCAACTGCAACACTACATGGCATTTATATAGCGACACCAAGTGCTACAACAAGTATCTCCGGTAACTATTTTCGTTTAGGTGATTCGGAAGGAATTAACTCTACAGCTACTGTGACCGCAGGAATTTCGTTGAATACACCCCAAAATATATTGATTGCAAATAACTGGATCCAAAATGGTAGAAGTGATGTACATGCAAGAGGGTTAGAACTTAAATCCGTATTCTCAGGTTTAAAAGTGTATCACAATACGATAAGCAGTGGAACCGGAAATGTTGGTAATGAAAGTTCAGTTTTTATTGGCTCACTTTCTACCTCTGCAGACATCCAAAACAATGTGTTTCTACTCAATAATAATGCGGGAAACAATGCTTGTATTTATAATGCTGGAGCCGGCTTACAAACAGCAATCAAATACAATGTTTTATATAATTGTACGAATTTGGTTGTACAAAACGCATTCAATTATACAGACCTTTGTCCCGGAGGGATCCCAGGAACTTTAGGTTGTGTTTCTCCGCTCGGTATAGCAGCAAACTTTGGAAATAACCTCAACTTAAATCCCAACTTTGTTAATAATTTTGGTGCAATCGCAGTATACACACCAACAACGGCAACATCCTGTTTAATTACTAAATCCACAAACCAAATCATCACAAATAGCTATAATGGAAATGGAACAAGACCGGGTAATGATGGTGCGGTGAGTCTTGGTGCAGTAGAATACGACCAAGCTTGTACACCTTAG
- a CDS encoding SMP-30/gluconolactonase/LRE family protein — protein MKTSVINIFVFSVLFSCRTFAPVAYEPPIKPEPIGIYAPNTELQKSILLAIGKVKGLESLDVDSDGNIYGGDKEGRIIKVTLKGEIKVIAKTSGRPLGIQFDKQGNLIIADAYKGLLSLDKSGKLTVLVSEFQGKPFQFTDDLDIAQDGRIYFSDASVYEQKEYLYDLLEARPYGRVFVYDPKTKETELLADGLYFANGIALSKNEDFLLVNETYRYKITKLWLKGPKKGIKETVIENLPGFPDNITRNENGEFWVALFTVRNDRMDHMHPSPVVKRMISFLPKFLWPKAEPYGYALKIDGNGKVLMTLQDPGGEHLKEVTSVIEKKRQLYIGSLYNDRVGIYVLP, from the coding sequence ATGAAAACTTCAGTAATTAACATCTTTGTGTTTTCAGTCCTTTTTTCGTGTCGAACATTCGCACCTGTAGCTTATGAACCTCCAATCAAACCAGAACCTATTGGAATTTATGCTCCTAACACCGAACTACAAAAATCAATTTTATTGGCCATTGGTAAGGTAAAAGGATTGGAGTCATTGGATGTTGATTCTGATGGAAATATTTATGGAGGAGACAAAGAAGGTCGAATCATCAAGGTCACTCTGAAGGGAGAAATCAAAGTGATCGCCAAAACTTCCGGTCGGCCACTAGGAATTCAATTTGATAAACAAGGAAATCTTATCATTGCGGATGCTTACAAAGGTCTTCTATCTCTCGACAAATCTGGAAAGTTAACTGTCCTCGTTTCCGAATTCCAAGGTAAACCTTTTCAATTCACTGATGATTTGGACATTGCCCAAGATGGAAGGATTTACTTCTCCGATGCCTCTGTGTATGAACAAAAAGAATATCTTTATGACCTTCTAGAAGCTAGACCTTATGGGCGAGTTTTTGTATATGATCCAAAAACTAAAGAAACAGAACTACTTGCGGACGGTTTGTACTTTGCCAATGGGATTGCTTTATCGAAAAATGAAGACTTCTTACTTGTAAACGAAACCTATCGTTATAAGATCACAAAACTTTGGTTAAAAGGTCCTAAAAAAGGAATCAAAGAAACAGTGATAGAAAATTTACCAGGATTTCCTGATAATATCACTCGAAATGAAAACGGAGAGTTTTGGGTGGCATTGTTTACAGTAAGAAATGATCGAATGGATCATATGCATCCTTCGCCAGTTGTCAAAAGAATGATTTCTTTCCTTCCTAAATTCCTTTGGCCTAAGGCTGAACCTTATGGATATGCCCTCAAAATAGATGGAAACGGTAAAGTACTTATGACTTTGCAAGATCCAGGCGGTGAACACTTAAAAGAAGTGACCAGTGTGATAGAAAAGAAAAGGCAATTATACATTGGAAGTTTATACAACGACCGAGTTGGGATTTACGTTCTTCCTTAG